The Arachis duranensis cultivar V14167 chromosome 2, aradu.V14167.gnm2.J7QH, whole genome shotgun sequence genome has a window encoding:
- the LOC107474362 gene encoding uncharacterized TPR repeat-containing protein At1g05150 has protein sequence MATRGTRSEKVRRIFQQFDANSDGGLNREEMASLVVAVNPRVKFSDEQINAILDEVFRTYGDFIDGDKGLTYEGLLRTYDDGAGDVDRDFDAXXXAAAKGSSAAAASEASSSSIVDERMAVETQKKQRTAAWAVSPNHGIVFDDTWKIVDDLEILIKRLRTKQAKDGKLKGENFDAYSDAGWSRELGPSAEISEKRVFWEESGHDYAVFLKELGGLRGRADAARSREEAFDGHMAIGRVLYEHQLFKEALVSFKRACELQPVDVRPHFRAGNCLYVLGRYREAKEEYLLALEAAEAGGNQWAYLLPQIYVNLGIALEGEGMVLSACEYYREAAILCPTHFRALKLLGSALFGVGEYRAAVKALEEAIFMKPDYADAHCDLASALHAMNDDERAIEVFQKAIDLKPGHVDALYNLGGLYMDLGRFQRASEMYTRVLAVWPNHWRAQLNKAVSLLGAGENEEAKKSLKEALKMTNRVELHDAIAHLKQLQKKKTKSNGGSSGESTYLEVEPSKFKVIGDKTTVRQELATALQIRALQRVSRLNRCSVELLKKEMSEHDVPVSYSGSGVPEKSIRKPNLEEILHRLLNFLKPETFQGAVKAINERILSVLDESGSGRVDLGMFFAILAPICGGPPERRKRVAFDALVWRPMNEDGASVRKVDATTYIKLLRAIYVPSQGVSELMEVHGESDTSMVSFSEFLVMFDDPDWGFGIMPTLVKLEAGDRNRHGNSVCAVCRYPIIGSRFKEIKSHFSLCNQCYSQGKVPSTFKQEEYRFKEYASESEAMKDKCMCFNLQPRTDQ, from the coding sequence ATGGCGACGAGGGGCACGAGATCCGAGAAGGTTCGGAGAATTTTCCAGCAATTCGACGCGAACAGCGACGGTGGTCTCAATAGGGAGGAAATGGCTTCGCTTGTTGTGGCAGTGAACCCTAGGGTGAAGTTCAGCGACGAACAGATCAACGCCATTCTCGACGAGGTTTTCCGAACCTATGGCGATTTCATTGACGGAGATAAGGGGCTCACCTACGAGGGCCTCCTCCGAACCTACGACGACGGTGCCGGCGACGTGGATAGGGACTTCGACGCACNNNNNNNNGCCGCCGCTAAGGGCTCCTCGGCGGCGGCGGCGTCCGAGGCCTCGTCTTCGTCCATTGTAGACGAGAGGATGGCGGTGGAGACGCAGAAGAAGCAACGGACGGCGGCTTGGGCCGTGTCGCCAAACCACGGGATTGTGTTCGACGACACTTGGAAGATTGTGGACGATTTGGAGATTCTAATTAAGAGGCTGAGGACGAAGCAGGCAAAAGATGGAAAATTGAAAGGGGAGAATTTTGATGCGTATTCAGATGCCGGTTGGTCCCGGGAATTGGGGCCTTCCGCAGAGATTTCGGAGAAAAGGGTGTTTTGGGAAGAATCAGGACATGATTATGCTGTGTTTTTGAAGGAATTAGGGGGCTTGAGGGGTAGGGCAGATGCTGCTAGGTCAAGGGAAGAGGCATTTGATGGACACATGGCGATTGGGCGAGTTTTGTATGAGCATCAGTTGTTCAAGGAGGCTTTGGTGAGTTTCAAGAGGGCTTGTGAGTTGCAGCCTGTTGATGTGAGGCCACATTTTAGGGCTGGGAATTGTTTGTATGTTCTTGGCAGGTACAGGGAGGCCAAGGAGGAGTACCTGTTGGCTTTGGAGGCAGCTGAGGCAGGCGGGAATCAGTGGGCCTATTTGCTACCGCAGATTTATGTCAACCTTGGGATTGCGCTGGAAGGTGAAGGTATGGTCTTGAGTGCCTGTGAATATTATAGGGAGGCTGCAATTCTTTGTCCCACTCATTTTAGAGCATTGAAGCTACTAGGTAGTGCACTTTTCGGTGTAGGGGAGTATAGGGCCGCTGTGAAGGCATTGGAGGAAGCAATTTTCATGAAGCCTGATTATGCTGATGCGCATTGTGACTTGGCTTCGGCTTTGCATGCCATGAATGACGATGAGAGGGCAATTGAGGTGTTTCAGAAAGCTATTGATTTGAAGCCTGGTCATGTAGATGCTCTATACAATTTGGGTGGGCTTTATATGGATCTTGGTAGGTTCCAGAGGGCTTCAGAGATGTACACTCGGGTTTTAGCCGTTTGGCCAAATCATTGGCGAGCACAGCTGAATAAGGCGGTGTCATTGCTGGGAGCTGGGGAGAATGAAGAAGCCAAGAAATCTTTGAAGGAAGCGCTGAAAATGACGAATAGGGTTGAGTTGCACGATGCAATAGCACATCTGAAGCAACTGCAGaaaaagaagacaaaaagtaaTGGAGGTTCTTCTGGGGAGTCAACGTATCTTGAAGTTGAACCATCCAAGTTCAAGGTTATTGGAGACAAGACTACTGTGAGGCAGGAATTAGCAACTGCCTTGCAAATCAGAGCACTTCAGAGGGTTTCTAGGTTAAATCGTTGCAGTGTGGAGCTTTTGAAGAAGGAAATGAGTGAACATGATGTGCCAGTGTCGTATTCGGGAAGTGGTGTTCCAGAAAAGTCCATTCGGAAGCCAAACTTGGAAGAAATTCTTCACAgattacttaattttttaaagcCCGAGACTTTTCAAGGAGCAGTAAAAGCCATAAATGAGAGGATACTTTCTGTTTTGGATGAAAGTGGCTCAGGCAGAGTGGATCTGGGAATGTTTTTTGCCATTCTCGCTCCTATTTGTGGCGGTCCTCCGGAAAGACGCAAAAGGGTTGCCTTTGATGCTCTTGTTTGGCGTCCCATGAATGAAGACGGTGCTAGCGTTAGGAAAGTTGATGCTACAACATATATCAAGTTGTTAAGGGCTATTTATGTTCCTTCACAAGGGGTTAGTGAATTAATGGAAGTTCATGGAGAATCGGATACTTCAATGGTGTCTTTCTCCGAGTTTCTTGTTATGTTTGATGATCCAGATTGGGGGTTTGGCATCATGCCTACTCTGGTGAAGCTTGAAGCAGGGGATAGAAATCGACATGGCAACAGCGTGTGTGCTGTTTGTCGCTACCCAATTATCGGTTCCCGGTTCAAGGAGATAAAATCTCATTTTAGTTTGTGTAACCAATGCTACAGTCAGGGAAAGGTTCCTTCCACGTTTAAGCAGGAAGAGTACAGATTCAAAGAGTATGCAAGTGAATCTGAAGCTATGAAAGATAAGTGTATGTGCTTTAATTTGCAACCCCGTACTGACCAGTAG